The Triticum urartu cultivar G1812 unplaced genomic scaffold, Tu2.1 TuUngrouped_contig_2000, whole genome shotgun sequence genomic sequence TAGTATTCTATTTTTTAAAAATCTTTCATATTTTTTAGACTTTTATTTTTTAGAATATTTTAATTTTGAGTTTTTTTTATTGTTTTTATCCTTTTTATGAAAAAGGATGCATTCAATAGCTTGCCATCACATTGTGTGACTTCTACTCACTTCATTCACTACTATTCATTGAAAATATTTGGAGACCATGAAAGTTCTAAACAGAGGAGCTAACTGCAGTCCCCTCCACATTTTCTCATCCGGGCTTGGGACCGACAAAGGCAGTGTTAAACtacaaaatacaaaaaaattagCAAACACCACAACCAATCATTCAGCTAAGCAACAAGCCACACAATCAACCAAAGGCAGTATTAGCACGACACACAATTGGCAATAAATATTCACGCAATGTTTTCACAAGATCGTAACACAGACATAGTTCAAAATCACATGGAAACACCGCTGAAATCATGCTTACCTCACTAGCAGAATCGCGGTTCAAATCATGTGTGCCCACACGAGCAGAGACACCGCTCATAACTCACAAGAGCACAACCAGAGGTTCAAATTACACATAAACAAAGAGCATCACACGTAATGGGGATTAAAAATTGAACACACAAAAGAAGTACTAAAGACCCAATGAGGGGCTGCGACATCGAAGACAAAGTAGTCAGACGGCATCTAATCCATACGGAACACACAACATGGACAACCTGCTGAAATGAAAATAAAGGTGAATCAAAGAAATTGAACACACAACATGGACAACCTGCTGCATCTAGGAAGTGAAGAAGCTCCATTCTTGAATACAAGTAAAACTGCATATTGTAAACTACCTGATTGTTCAAAAGTAACTAGCTAGTCCTGTTAAAGTAACTAGATAATTGCGGTCACGGGGCACATACTCATACACTAAGCTCCTGCAGTCGCATGTCTGGTACAATCTAATCACATCACTCATCTCAAATATACCACTGGTTTCAGTGATGTTATAGTACAAAATGACACTGAAATAGATATACATTGGTACTGGGGTACAGAGAACTTCCGCAAGAGTtccaacacacaaaaaacagtaGTAAAATCACCATTGGAATGAATAAAATGTACTGCTGCAAACAAAGACATTTATCTCTGAACTATATATGATAACCATATCTTACAACAAATAATCAATTCAGAAACATAGCAAATGCTATTTAACATCCAAAAGAGGAGACGGACCACATCTTTTAAAAGGTGCACAACAAAACCATTTATCATGCACAGAAAGTAACATCAGCTAGATTTCAAGTCTTGCATGCACAAAACTAATTAACAAGCTAACCGTCTAAGTAAACTAGAATGCCATCAGCCACAAATTTTAGAAGGTGAATATATATATAATACAAAGGAGGTAAATGCAGCTCCCTCCACATTTTCACATCCGGGCTTGGGACCGGCAAAGGCAGTGTTAAACCACATCAATCATCAATCAAGCATACAGGCCACACCATCAAACAAATGCAACATTCACACTGATTCACACAAGCAGAGAGTCAAGCACACACAGAATCACACACACATAGTCAAGCCACACAGAGTCACACACACATAGTCAAGCCACACAGAGTCACACACAGTCAGGTCACACACACACAGTCAAGCCACACACAGAGTCAAGCCACACACAAGTCACATACACACACAGAATGGAGCACTTGCACACAAGAAACATACATAAATAGGGGCACAAACAGAAAGCTAATACATGCAAGACCGAAGTAAACTCAAAAGGCTACTAAAAATTTCCAGAACTTGAATGAGTAAACTGATTTCTCTAGAGGGGCGAGGGTGATCTAGATCTTCGTTCCTGAAAATAGGAAGTTAGTTAGAGGTTGATTAAGTGATTATCTTCATCAATACCCACAAGTTTGTAGGCACAGTATTCTTGTTCTACTTACTAGAGAAAGCAAGGCATGTAACATGAGCGACATTCTTATAGAAATTCTGGCTAAGGTAAGCCATGTGACTTGATCACACCAGATGCTTTGCCGTGGTCAAGAGCAACCTTCAACACTGATTCATTTCTAGTGCTAGTAGATTCAGCCTGCAGGGCAGAGAAACAATGTCAGTACAAATCACCAGGCAAACCAAGCTTCTTACTTGTTGGGTCCAAATCAAGGAATTCTAGCTACCAAATAATTCAAGGTGGATGCAAGATGAAACCTCCAAACATCAGCCTCACTGGTGCACACCAGCTTATAAGCTCAAGTATTGAGTTTATATTATACAGAATAAACACACCAGCCTACCACCAGTCATGTTAGAAATAATGTACTGATTAACCGAGCTTATGATGACTTGCCAATTATTCAAAAGTGAACTGCAGTCTAGTGTAGTGTTTATTCCATTTGTAAGTAGAAGATGATgcaagcaaaaaccctaaaagcAGAATTAATTCACTGGCCTAGTGTATGTAAAGTGTCCACTTTTCACATATTGGGAATATGCAATAAGGCCAACTGCCATTATTCCCTTTATGTTCAGAACAAACACGTTGATATTTATAGGTAGTTCCTATTTTTCATATTATACATACTAGGTCATGTATTCTAAAATTGAAAAGAACCAACAAAGAATGGTTAATATAGCCAACCGATCAAAGGCAGGTTAACTCACCAGGTGACGTGGATCAGCAAGCATGGGAAAGAGGCCTCTAACTATGAGTGATTGTCTTGCCTGCAGGAAGACAATGCAACAAATATGAGTTATAATAGTGGCACACTGCCAAACACCAGAGACAAGTCTTGGTCCAACATAAGCAATATTGTTTCTTATCGGGCAAAATtctatagtactccctccatccccaattacttgtcttggatttgtctagatagGGATGTATTAGACACGTGGTAATACATATTAATTAATGAATCTTGTTGAACACCACACTGTTTCTCATCAGGGTAAATTCTATAGTACATTAGCAAGTCCAGTTGAACAACATACTCCCAATCTTTCGGTTTGTTAGGCACATGCATATTTTCAGATCAACGATTTGGCCAATGAAATATGAGTTATGCTACAAAAGGTACACCATGGCAAACCTATTTCAAATACTAATTTCAATGGTATACTTCATATAATACATATTTCGTTGGTCAAATTGATGATCTAGAAATATAGGCGTCCCTTATAAACTGAAACGGAGGTAGTAGGAATTATGCACCAAGTAAAAATAAAGGAGAAATACATATCATCAATCTTTTGCTGAGAGAAAAGAAGGATGTTGTATCAAGGCAAAACCATGAAGGTTAAATGCTAAATGAATATTCTAGCATTACATGGCAAATACTTATATATTGTTCCTCTGTATTGAGTTGCACAATTGTGCAAGGTTCAGTGTTAGATTCGTCATTAACAAAAACTATAGCCTGAAGTTATCTTTAAAAGTTTGAAGATCAACATGCTAGTTCTGAATCATTATTACCTAGATATAGCACACACAGGAAGTACTAAAAAGGTTACGAGGAAAAAGGTTGTTCACATACTTCAAATGCCCCTGTGAATCTCCACTTCAATTGATTTGTTTTTAGACGAGGAATGGCATGGTGGGCCTGTACTTGGCAATTAGCCTGCAGATACTCGATACAGCATAATATATCAATCAATTTCCATTAAACTACAAAGATGAGGTGAAGCGCCTATAAGAAGAAATACTCTTTTTCTCCTGTCCAGATGAGGTGAAGAAAATGATGACCGAAGCCTTAACTTTGATAGCAGCCTGCACCTAGATAATAGGTAGTGAACTATTTCAGACTTATAAACCCAAGTGTCATAGACTGATATTCAATCAATGGGAGACAGAAATTGTTCCCTGTAAACACTAACAAAAGGTTGGAGAATGAAAAGAAACAAAATACGCACTTCAGAGGAAGCAATAGACTCCATGTGGGTCATGGGTTCTCCCACGTATTTCATGGTTCGCTTGAAGTACAAATCCTGGTTGAAGACATTCTCAGCCTGTGAAACAATTCATGAAAATATATCACCAAATATGAAGAGAGAAAAGGCAGGAAGGAGTGAGTTTCCATTAGATTCCATTAGAGTGCCAAAGATATACTTGTTGAGAACACATTTAGGGGCTGTTGGGAAGAATAGTATTTATTTGTAACATTTTAGTATTGAAATCTGATTTGAACTACAAAAAGGAACCTATCAACAAATGCCCTCCCAAACAGGCCTCAAGAGAACATATATACCTCCAAAAGAAAGTTCACCTCAGCACAAATTCTGCCTACCGTTTAAATCCCAACTGGATACAATCCACGGACAGTCTCGGCACCAAGGAGAATGGCATCACTACGAACAAAACAATTGTGATTCATGTTACAGCTTGTGTAGTTATAGTTTGTTTGGTTGCAGTAATGAGCAGCTGTACAGGATCACCAAAGTATAAGATATCTACAAGAGGCAAAAACTAACCATCCAACACTGCATTTGCCACATCAGTTGCATCTGCACGTGTAGGCCTTAGGTTGTCTGTCATACTGTCCACAACACAAGTAATAGCAGCAGGTTTTCCAGCCATGTTGCACTTGTGCAGAGCAAACTTCTGAAATAAGAACACTTAAAAAACAACAAAGTAGTACTCAATAGAGAAATACATGTTAATTACTATCAATGTTAGGAATATTTTCCAAAGTATGAAGTGCAAACAAACATGTGATATTCAACAAAATATCAATATAAAAAATTTCAATCTGTTGGGAAAGATGGCACTGTGAAGTAGTACACTCTAAATATCGACATAGAGTTACTTACTTGCCACACATCTTTTGCATGCCTTGTATAAGAAAGATAGGAAGTCAATCTTGTTTGGAGCATCCCATTTTTTCATAACCTGAAAGTGGCGCATGCTCATAAAGTCATATAATGGGTTACAGCAAGGAGCTCCAGTTTCATGAAAAAAAATGACATGTAAAGTCTAGCGCCAAGTTAATACAAGGAGCAAGAGAGATTCTTGGGAGGAGTTCCTTACATCTTTATCCTCGTCAGACAGCATGGGCATGTCGATATGAATCTGGGAGCAGTGCAATGTGAAGGCATAATAATCACAAAAAAGTTCAGAAAAATAATAGCGCCAGGTCTGTTACCTACTACCAATACCAAAATTAGATTCCAATCAACAAACAACAATCAATCAATTGTAATAACCATGAACAAACAACAACCAATCGTGTCATATAAACATGTAATATCTCAAGGCAACAAACAACAATCAATCGGCATACATGGTTTGTACCTTCTCAAGGCAATCAATCAAACAGCAAACAATAATCCATCTCAAGGCAATCAATCAAGCAACAAACAACAATCCATCTCAAGCCAATCAATCAAACAATAAACAACAATCCATCTCAAGCCAATCAAtcaaacaacaaacaacaatcaATCAATCGTGCCATATGGGAACATAagcaaaccatgataacaataaACAATTGAAAAGACCAGCATCAGAACAACTGTAACAGGCAAGAACAGGATTCTCTACATCTAGGATGGGAGCACACACGCCTGTCAGTAGAACAAGGATCGACAAAGGGCAACCAGAGTATCAAGCGCATGCGTTTGAGATATGAAAATAATCGACGAACAACGCATGTGGTGGAATAGAGGGAACGATTTGACACTGCTCCAATTTCCGAACCAAGAACCCATCGTTCCTGCAACCTTCGCCCCGACACGAACAC encodes the following:
- the LOC125526823 gene encoding pyruvate kinase 1, cytosolic-like isoform X2 yields the protein MKYVGEPMTHMESIASSEAAIKANCQVQAHHAIPRLKTNQLKWRFTGAFEARQSLIVRGLFPMLADPRHLAESTSTRNESVLKVALDHGKASGVIKSHGLP
- the LOC125526823 gene encoding pyruvate kinase 1, cytosolic-like isoform X1, which codes for MKYVGEPMTHMESIASSEVQAAIKANCQVQAHHAIPRLKTNQLKWRFTGAFEARQSLIVRGLFPMLADPRHLAESTSTRNESVLKVALDHGKASGVIKSHGLP
- the LOC125526827 gene encoding pyruvate kinase 2, cytosolic-like gives rise to the protein MRGRAAPRGRGRGLGQVAGDRRRGHRRRAPAARARPRLVPLLLSRPIHIDMPMLSDEDKDVMKKWDAPNKIDFLSFLYKACKRCVAMFLFQKFALHKCNMAGKPAAITCVVDSMTDNLRPTRADATDVANAVLDG